One Anopheles marshallii chromosome 3, idAnoMarsDA_429_01, whole genome shotgun sequence genomic region harbors:
- the LOC128714408 gene encoding uncharacterized protein LOC128714408, giving the protein MCDSIESAFVAISRLASGSETTYDLDSTLFPAGGLRPGELVEISGVSNSGKSLLCHELIARIVLPTSCGGLELGAVLIDCENGYSETVLLSIMEKHIQNQAEPTLARTLADPEQMKHIQRTALGRLHLIVCYSLEQFEFSLLALPSLFVKHSDVTFVLIDSVATFYWTKCTAKNLIRQDTYQRAHCKTLRRLACKWRKIVLLTKPSHFGSRQGSWRDFETTSSVGAGLLDGAAATSQSSVSFAGNLPSSISTPTVSSLIDHRVELCEMDNPSPSGTADGDDLRFNAFVTMADKRQYVRFYLIDKFGFNWLEA; this is encoded by the coding sequence ATGTGTGACTCGATCGAGTCTGCCTTCGTGGCAATCAGCCGGTTAGCGTCCGGTTCGGAAACGACGTACGATCTGGACTCCACTCTCTTTCCCGCTGGTGGGTTGCGCCCCGGTGAGTTGGTCGAAATCAGCGGTGTATCGAACAGTGGAAAGTCACTGCTGTGTCACGAGTTGATCGCTCGTATCGTACTGCCCACGAGCTGCGGTGGTCTGGAGCTCGGTGCCGTGCTGATTGATTGTGAGAACGGCTACAGTGAGACAGTACTGCTGAGCATTATGGAAAAACACATCCAGAACCAAGCGGAACCCACACTCGCCCGTACGCTTGCCGATCCTGAACAGATGAAACACATTCAGCGGACCGCACTCGGACGGCTCCATCTGATCGTGTGCTACTCTTTGGAACAGTTTGAATTTTCACTCCTCGCACTGCCGTCCCTGTTTGTGAAGCATTCCGACGTGACGTTCGTACTGATCGATTCGGTAGCGACATTCTACTGGACCAAGTGTACGGCTAAGAATCTCATCCGCCAGGACACGTACCAACGGGCGCATTGCAAAACGCTCCGCAGGCTCGCCTGTAAGTGGAGAAAGATCGTCCTGCTCACGAAACCGTCCCACTTCGGGAGTCGGCAGGGATCGTGGCGTGATTTCGAAACGACCAGTTCGGTGGGTGCTGGACTGCTGGACGGTGCTGCAGCAACGTCACAGTCGTCGGTTTCCTTCGCGGGTAATCTGCCGTCGTCCATAAGCACACCGACCGTCAGCAGTTTAATTGATCATCGAGTTGAACTGTGCGAAATGGATAATCCGAGTCCCAGCGGAACAGCCGATGGGGACGACCTGCGGTTCAACGCGTTCGTTACGATGGCAGACAAGCGACAGTACGTGCGATTCTACCTAATTGATAAGTTCGGATTCAATTGGTTAGAAGCGTGA
- the LOC128713584 gene encoding cilia- and flagella-associated protein 44 encodes MDQQRAASSERSAYNTGRYDGKSLISKPIRNSSCTIPNELLEFDYSYGYDCKRYFNLCKIAENVLVFASGNLIHFFDVATRTVTTRRSSTGGGIGCLTTNPCEEFVHLTVGENGLDPPIIIYQYPEMTVVNLLAGGTTSGYSRIDYTVDGKLLISQGIEPDYMLTVWNWGEGEIILRCKSFSNDVLNVMFSPSVPGHITTCGLGHIKFWKMSSTFTGLKLQGELGRFGKTEISDIVGILPLPDEKVLSGCQWGNVLVWEAGLIKLEVCRKARKPCHDGPITQILMRDGEVMTAGLDGRIRVWFWETVELADPPDDDRFVEIEPIMEFRIGAELMCLVRRHGDFQWYAQDGSGGIWLCDLTPAHHTEPPQQLFKCHAGAIVSVQASPVSSHVATLGVDGMLCVYEYGKRELLLSHRFQCAGQTMIWLPPTLDPTGAILVLGFADGFLRTVAINLHEGHLSYPENRVNLIQLLKPHSQPVTALGLNIRETILVSGSEDKTIFVHRCVQGNPHVTLEPIGLVYTPSAVSSLSWKPDTSATALVGCRHGQLLEVELPETPVDYTTISYHLRHVEIRQLTFQSVKSEIKRNLRVAEIEKRKQEKRAKKQQTLERLRIENPKAEINEEAFLADSDEEEELEPLYIPKVPNSVLWARYTDDDTLWLSMGGYDAGYVYEYGFDDEDPLSCTLIPDLEDVEMTCYLRDTNYTIFGTGDGAIRVNRTKRDFRDLSDYWTLPMHDNRTGRITALAFSYDFSHIFSVGADGNLFAYRWYGEGEPYQAVPPKPLEKSVKRVFDIDERDYPSLEEQKAKQERDRLAKIVSDRKERVLRTVAEHRQRFEALLERNRAVPEAFRIPVTDFVLDERIMDDLRQQLEGELGLVHRKMAFDVEKVRIAADKLQRFFLEPLESYPVEVLAVGSGQSVKSFRIEKLDDDYFQIVEQVEKLVAEEAERKRRFIELCKTPEDRIPEASSTKRKDRRKDSQLQRKESFLEGLSQSTIDFKLESKMRRLLSKYRDRKNQETIRQHEWEEHKASKPDPNANDPADDLAIKEAAGSIGDYNLKSDPDYEPTEERVETATGKYHELLRVRQEMFTLRKDYNARVFALREKKVALMRYMAKQRAKLKQIHAEIPEEKWKQFPLDVTLDLAVEYADDQYKFEVDRHNFSAGHDFQLQQRTPHNHDMVLKEVLGLTLPADEQAKLTLSKHERELRELRLIRKLFKQDKIIDKATKRIEQFDRELEKLAQERLQVETDAKLLENFQLTLYQELWILKDFSKIETDVLNGVEQVTIERNELLQAVHDARLAIEQIELEMEQIQREQRSNLQRFNSSCLDNEFAKVMKRIYKKKFKPCKINDNDSDSSSEYSSEDIDGLENANDAEVSKVFLDLGQCPAGCDADIYNLAVQLRNEKLELQRRHYAEERTLKEVHRQLEHLKPSLADAETRLRQRNGELLELRREKQRRLNDIDTLVIVKMDQMQYFRIETEFHDVEHSLLFNREALLKLYARVDQLAAETLETKRRHRVNVVHLARMKTDIKFMRQQLVSLKEEINETMMKKFGRVIDLDELEETILRQYTFEMRANLDDVKKTYEERSRELKKLYANKQEELKKVIQEGTEKLHILTVLQEEYNNLVKALAHQKILLERRNQPPPTYSEDLSKLREIAKIQKEQINTLQREIRTLSMKCKPLSAESPDVEITIPPPVCGKPAPVADESVYNAVMDSAPPSTRASSPDNFLYNEISSLIDDFLVEQLGSRVLQSDIKRVVNHLAHYLSNIIHNFAPEHASDLLPHIIENFKSFIPEELLITIPPQAIAELIESIFRTFKEGYDIDTKEILGEIVSNSLEMIFPASQNYSHNILVDIMKQVLATLHIADVNHPDTIAFIANGIRHKPGIDPDGVNVELMCEEILLYAQENTVDEIGVDLVRGVIEGILQCVREQ; translated from the exons ATGGACCAACAACGCGCAGCGTCATCCGAACGTTCCGCATACAATACAGGACGCTACGATGGGAAATCGCTCATATCCAAACCGATCCGTAATTCGTCCTGTACGATTCCGAACGAACTGCTGGAGTTTGA CTACTCGTACGGATACGACTGCAAACGCTACTTTAATCTGTGCAAAATTGCTGAAAACGTGCTGGTGTTTGCATCGGGAAATCTGATTCATTTCTTCGACGTGGCAACACGTACCGTCACGACACGCCGCAGCTCCACCGGTGGTGGAATCGGCTGCCTTACG ACCAACCCGTGTGAAGAGTTTGTGCATCTCACTGTCGGCGAGAATGGGCTCGATCCGCCCATCATCATTTACCAGTATCCTGAGATGACCGTGGTTAATCTGCTGGCTGGTGGTACGACGAGTGGCTATTCCCGCATTGACTACACCGTCGACGGTAAGCTGCTAATATCGCAAGGCATCGAGCCGGACTATATGCTCACGGTGTGGAATTGGGGCGAGGGCGAAATAATTCTGCGCTGCAAATCCTTCTCCAACGATGTGCTGAACGTGATGTTCTCGCCGAGTGTTCCGGGACACATCACCACATGCG GTCTTGGGCATATTAAATTCTGGAAGATGTCTAGCACGTTCACCGGATTGAAGCTCCAGGGAGAGCTGGGGCGTTTCGGCAAGACCGAGATATCAGACATTGTGGGTATTTTGCCGCTGCCCGACGAGAAAGTGCTTTCCGGCTGCCAGTGGGGCAACGTGCTGGTGTGGGAGGCCGGTTTGATCAAGTTGGAGGTATGCCGGAAAGCCCGCAAACCTTGCCACGACGGTCCGATTACGCAAATTCTTATGCGCGATGGCGAAGTCATGACTGCCGGGCTGGATGGTCGCATCAGGGTGTGGTTCTGGGAAACGGTGGAGCTGGCCGATCCACCCGACGATGATCGGTTTGTGGAGATTGAGCCGATCATGGAGTTTAGGATCGGGGCGGAGCTTATGTGTTTGGTGCGCCGGCACGGTGACTTCCAGTGGTATGCCCAGGATGGAAGTGGTGGCATCTGGTTGTGTGATCTCACCCCGGCGCACCACACTGAACCTCCGCAACAGCTGTTCAAGTGTCACGCCGGTGCAATCGTATCCGTGCAGGCCAGCCCTGTCTCCAGCCATGTGGCGACGCTCGGTGTGGACGGGATGCTATGTGTCTATGAGTACGGAAAGCGGGAACTCCTGCTCAGCCATCGGTTCCAGTGTGCCGGCCAAACGATGATCTGGTTACCACCGACGCTTGATCCAACCGGTGCCATCCTGGTGCTTGGCTTTGCTGATGGATTTCTTCGTACGGTCGCGATCAATCTTCACGAGGGGCATCTTTCATACCCGGAGAATCGAGTTAATCTCATACAGCTGCTGAAACCACACTCGCAACCGGTCACCGCACTGGGGCTAAACATTCGTGAAACTATTCTCGTGTCCGGATCGGAAGATAAGACGATCTTCGTGCACCGGTGCGTGCAGGGCAACCCTCACGTGACGCTGGAACCGATCGGACTGGTTTATACACCGTCTGCCGTCTCCTCGTTAAGCTGGAAGCCGGACACCTCCGCCACTGCTCTCGTCGGCTGCAGACACGGGCAGCTGCTGGAGGTGGAGCTACCGGAGACACCGGTGGATTACACGACCATCTCGTACCATCTACGGCACGTGGAGATCAGACAACTTACCTTTCAGTCGGTTAAGTCGGAGATTAAGCGTAATCTGCGCGTTGCCGAGATTGAGAAACGGAAGCAGGAGAAACGGGccaaaaagcagcaaacgCTGGAGCGTCTGCGGATCGAGAATCCGAAGGCAGAAATCAACGAAGAAGCCTTCCTGGCCGATTCGGACGAAGAGGAAGAGCTGGAACCACTGTACATTCCCAAGGTGCCCAATTCCGTACTGTGGGCCCGGTATACGGACGACGATACGCTGTGGCTGTCAATGGGAGGTTATGACGCTGGCTACGTCTACGAGTATGGCTTTGATGATGAGGATCCCCTATCGTGCACGCTTATCCCTGATCTGGAGGATGTCGAGATGACGTGCTACCTGAGAGA CACTAACTACACCATTTTCGGTACCGGTGACGGTGCGATAAGAGTTAACCGAACAAAGCGTGATTTCCGCGATCTCAGCGATTATTGGACGCTGCCGATGCATGATAATCGCACGGGACGAATTACCGCGCTCGCCTTTAGTTACGATTTTTCGCACATCTTCAGCGTCGGTGCGGACGGGAATCTGTTCGCGTATCGCTGGTACGGTGAGGGCGAACCCTACCAAGCCGTACCGCCCAAACCGCTGGAAAAATCCGTCAAGCGTGTGTTCGACATCGACGAGCGGGACTATCCATCGCTCGAGGAACAGAAAGCAAAGCAGGAGCGTGATCGGTTGGCGAAGATCGTGTCCGATCGCAAGGAGCGCGTGTTGCGGACGGTTGCCGAGCATCGGCAGCGCTTCGAGGCACTGCTCGAGCGTAACCGGGCCGTGCCGGAAGCGTTCCGTATTCCGGTGACGGATTTTGTGCTAGACGAACGCATAATGGACGATTTGCGCCAGCAGCTAGAGGGCGAATTGGGTCTGGTGCACCGCAAAATGGCGTTCGATGTGGAGAAGGTTCGCATTGCGGCTGATAAGCTGCAGCGTTTCTTTCTCGAGCCGCTGGAGAGCTATCCGGTTGAGGTGCTGGCAGTAGG GAGCGGACAGTCGGTGAAAAGTTTTCGTATCGAGAAgcttgatgatgattattttcAAATCGTAGAGCAGGTGGAGAAATTGGTTGCAGAGGAGGCGGAACGTAAACG CCGCTTCATTGAGCTGTGCAAAACTCCAGAGGACAG AATTCCCGAGGCATCTTCCACCAAACGGAAAGATCGCCGAAAAGACTCGCAGCTGCAGCGTAAGGAATCGTTCCTCGAAGGATTGTCCCAATCAACGATCGATTTTAAGCTTGAGAGCAAAATGCGACGCTTGCTGTCCAAGTATCGGGACCGAAAGAACCAAGAAACGATACGTCAGCATGAG TGGGAAGAACATAAAGCCTCCAAACCGGACCCGAACGCAAACGATCCGGCAGATGATCTAGCCATCAAGGAAGCGGCTGGATCGATCGGTGATTATAATCTGAAAAGCGATCCCGATTACGAGCCCACCGAGGAGCGGGTGGAAACTGCAACGGGCAAATACCACGAGCTGTTGCGTGTGCGGCAAGAGATGTTCACCTTGCGCAAGGATTACAACGCGCGGGTGTTTGCGCTGCGCGAGAAGAAGGTTGCTCTGATGCGATACATGGCGAAGCAAAGGGCGAAGCTGAAACAAATTCACGCGGAAATTCCggaggaaaaatggaaacaatttccGCTGGACGTTACGCTGGATTTGGCCGTGGAATACGCGGATGATCAGTACAAGTTTGAGGTGGATCGGCATAACTTTAGTGCTGGGCACGACTTCCAACTTCAGCAACGAACGCCACATAACCATGACATGGTGCTGAAGGAAGTGCTGGGATTAACGCTTCCGGCAGATGAGCAAGCCAAACTGACTTTAAGCAAGCACGAAAGGGAGCTGCGCGAGTTACGTCTGATCCGAAAACTGTTCAAGCAGGACAAAATCATCGACAAGGCAACGAAGCGCATCGAGCAGTTCGATCGCGAGCTGGAAAAGTTGGCCCAGGAGCGGTTGCAGGTCGAAACGGATGCAAAGTTGTTGGAGAACTTTCAACTAACGCTCTACCAGGAACTCTGGATACTGAAGGACTTCAGCAAGATCGAAACCGACGTGCTGAACGGTGTGGAACAGGTGACAATCGAGCGGAACGAGTTGCTGCAGGCAGTTCATGATGCACGCTTGGCGATCGAGCAGATAGAGCTCGAGATGGAACAAATACAGCGCGAACAGCGCTCGAACCTGCAGCGCTTCAACTCCAGCTGTCTGGATAACGAGTTTGCCAAGGTGATGAAGCGCATCTACAAGAAGAAGTTCAAGCCATGCAAAATCAACGACAACGATTCGGACTCCTCTTCCGAGTATTCGTCGGAAGATATAGACGGGTTGGAGAATGCGAACGACGCCGAGGTTAGCAAGGTGTTTCTCGACCTTGGCCAATGTCCAGCGGGATGTGATGCGGACATCTACAACCTAGCCGTCCAGTTGCGCAACGAGAAGCTCGAGCTGCAGCGCCGTCACTATGCGGAAGAACGCACGCTGAAGGAAGTGCATCGGCAGCTGGAACACTTGAAGCCCAGCCTGGCCGATGCGGAAACCCGGCTCAGACAGCGCAACGGTGAGCTGCTGGAGCTTCGGCGCGAGAAACAAAGGCGCCTGAACGACATCGATACGCTAGTCATAGTGAAAATGGACCAAATGCAGTACTTTCGCATCGAGACGGAGTTCCACGATGTGGAGCACAGCTTGCTGTTCAACCGGGAAGCGTTACTCAAGCTGTACGCACGCGTCGATCAACTGGCGGCGGAAACGCTCGAGACCAAGCGCAGGCACCGGGTGAATGTGGTGCATCTCGCACGCATGAAGACGGACATCAAATTCATGCGGCAGCAGTTGGTGTCGCTGAAGGAGGAGATCAACGagacgatgatgaagaagtTTGGGCGCGTGATCGATTTGGACGAGCTGGAGGAGACGATACTGCGCCAGTACACGTTTGAGATGAGGGCCAATCTGGACGATGTGAAGAAAACCTACGAGGAGCGTTCACGTGAGCTGAAG AAATTGTACGCCAACAAGCAGGAGGAGTTGAAGAAAGTCATACAGGAGGGGACGGAGAAGCTGCACATTCTTACCGTGCTGCAGGAGGAGTACAACAATCTGGTAAAAGCTCTCGCCCATCAGAAGATTCTGTTGGAGCGTCGTAACCAACCTCCACCAACGTACTCGGAGGACCTCAGCAAGCTGCGCGAAATCGCCAAGATCCAGAAGGAACAGATCAACACGCTGCAGCGCGAGATCCGTACGCTCAGCATGAAGTGCAAACCGCTGTCGGCGGAGAGCCCGGACGTGGAGATCACAATACCACCACCGGTGTGCGGGAAACCTGCCCCAGTGGCAGACGAATCTGTCTACAATGCCGTCATGGACTCGGCACCGCCCAGCACCCGGGCCAGCTCACCGGACAACTTCCTCTACAACGAGATCTCTAGCCTGATCGATGATTTTCTGGTGGAGCAGCTCGGTTCGCGCGTGCTGCAGTCCGACATCAAGCGCGTGGTTAACCACCTGGCCCACTATCTGTCCAACATCATACACAACTTCGCACCCGAGCACGCATCCGACCTGTTGCCGCACATCATCGAAAACTTCAAATCATTCATCCCGGAGGAGCTGCTGATAACCATCCCGCCGCAGGCTATTGCCGAGCTGATCGAGAGCATCTTTCGCACGTTCAAGGAGGGTTACGATATCGACACGAAGGAAATACTCGGCGAGATTGTTAGCAACAGCCTCGAGATGATCTTCCCGGCATCCCAGAACTACTCGCACAACATACTGGTGGACATCATGAAGCAGGTGTTGGCCACCCTGCACATTGCGGACGTGAACCATCCGGACACGATCGCTTTTATTGCCAACGGCATACGCCACAAGCCGGGCATCGATCCGGACGGTGTGAACGTGGAGTTGATGTGCGAGGAGATCCTGCTGTACGCACAGGAAAATACGGTCGATGAGATCGGGGTGGATTTGGTACGGGGTGTAATCGAGGGCATTCTACAGTGCGTTCGCGAGCAATAA
- the LOC128712103 gene encoding THO complex subunit 4-A — MVDKIEMSLDEIIKSQKSSRPRGGGRSGGAGRVNRRAGASGGGGSSRNGFRSGGQRNGGASGGGGVLKGRNRGGISRARYGRGDVNSAWKHDMYEGPRKNRLLTTTGISSIGGGGGPGGASKLLVSNLDFGVSETDINELFTEFGPLRSASVHYDRSGRSLGTADVVFERRSDAIKAMKQYNGVPLDGRPMSIQMATSEIPSPRVPRPAALAASSARSPRKPAGGRGGGAGKSQGGRGGRGGGSGGGRRQPRETKTAEELDAELDAYTKDMK, encoded by the exons ATGGTTGACAAAATCGAGATGAGTCTTGATGAAATCATCAAGTCCCAGAAATCGAGCCGTCCGCGCGGTGGTGGCCGTTCCGGTGGAGCAGGCCGTGTGAACCGCCGTGCGGGAGCAAGCGGCGGTGGCGGGAGTTCACGAAACGGATTCCGATCGGGTGGTCAACGCAATGGTGGTGCTAGCGGCGGTGGCGGAGTCCTCAAGGGACGCAATCGTGGCGGAATCTCCCGGGCACGCTACGGGCGG GGCGACGTGAACAGCGCATGGAAACATGATATGTATGAGGGACCACGTAAGAACCGTCTGTTAACGACGACCGGGATCAGTAGTATTGGCGGTGGAGGCGGACCCGGTGGCGCATCGAAGCTGCTGGTGTCGAACCTGGACTTTGGCGTGTCGGAGACGGACATCAACGAGCTGTTTACCGAGTTTGGGCCGCTACGAAGCGCTTCAGTACATTACGATCGATCGGGAAGATCGCTTG GTACGGCAGATGTGGTCTTCGAAAGACGTTCGGATGCAATAAAAGCGATGAAGCAATACAACGGAGTACCTCTGGACGGGCGCCCGATGAGCATTCAGATGGCAACGTCGGAAATTCCATCCCCACGCGTTCCTCGTCCAGCTGCACTAGCGGCATCCTCTGCCCGTTCTCCACGTAAACCGGCCGGTGGTCGAGGCGGCGGTGCTG GTAAATCTCAGGGAGGCCGTGGTGGTCGCGGTGGCGGTAGCGGCGGCGGTAGACGTCAACCtcgcgaaacaaaaacggccGAAGAGTTGGATGCTGAGCTGGATGCCTACACCAAAGACATGAAGTAA